The segment caaacataaaaaaaaaagaaaaaattaaacaattattaaaaaaaataagaatataatacgaaaaaaacgaaataaataacatatatatgtatctatatatatgtacacatattttaattaaaatttttctttttcctctatatattattttaatattaataaaaaaaatatacgaTAACCAAGTAAAACTATTACAAATCTGTCGACCACCATGGATGTTCTATCAACTCATTCAAATCTAAACTCTTCCTACTTTCATAATCTAACAATTTCTACaaaagtaaaataatattaaaacatattaaggaatacataaatatatatatatatatatatatatatatatataagaatttatatacacatctataaatatatatatatatatatatatatattttaccctaatgatatattttaaccCTTCCGGCCATTCTCTAGTTAAAGGAAATAAGTCAAAGTTCATATCACTATtaacaaattttttaaaattactATTTTGTGACATATCAAAGTTTCCCCATAAATATCTATTACTCGAAATccatatgaataaaattcCAAGCATATATATGTCAGCTGCGAGAAcatcaaaatataatgtgtctttatattcataatccTTTAAAGTTTTTAAGTAAACTAATGGATTTTCTATTCCCAActctttatatttcttttttaaattccaACACTCAGGTGGTGCATATTTAGTTTTTCCTACATATGGTATATATGATCGAAATCTTTGTAAATGACCTTTATTATGttcatctatattattaagaaCATAAAGAGGTGTAGTTTTACCAAAATCACATAATCGcatttcataattttctccaattaatatattttcaggTGAAATATCTAAATGAGTCAAACCTGCTTTATGTaacttatttattaattttaaacattcaaaaagaatttttttcctttcttttGTTATTactaaattttctttttctgaATGCAAAAACTCTTTAAGATTTTGCCCAAAAAATTCCCATATCATTACAACATaaccttttttatttctatttctAATTTTAATTAGTTCATTTTTAAAGATATCTATGTCACAAAACATCAGTTCATTTAAACCTTTCAATTCACTATAATCATTTTCcgattcatataataaattataaaatttaggTGTAATTCCAGgatgatatttatttaaaaataatgaaaccATTGCTTCCATTACAAAATTTTCTGCCCCATCTAAAAACTCTCCATGATAAATGTCcatcttattatataattcaatCCATGAATTCAAAGgtactttttttataaataattttaccTTCTTTTTTCTAAAACCACTTTTTGATGATATAACTGTTGAAAACATTTCATGATTTCTACCACCTGATTCATTATAATTCTCATTCTTAATACTATATAAATCccatttttcataatttacaCCTCCTATAGAATATTCTTTAGCCTTACCTAATCTGTTACTTATGTGATATTTACACAATTCCCAATTAAAAagctttttatttttatttgatccatctttttttttcttcgttCCATAAAATACACGATCAATAAATGTTTCATGCGATTTTTCATTGACTTTACATGGTTCGGATaaatttcttattattcCTTTACATGAAATAGAGTCTGAATTTATGTTACAACTTAATACATTCAAATGCTAAAAggataaatgaaaattttaaattgtattaatatatatatatataatatatacatatatatatatattactttttgtgcttacaaataaataagtatataCCAATATAATGGTTTGTGCAATTATTAAACATCTTGATAACCATGTTTTCagattataatttattttttttgattctTCTACATTCTTATGAAAAGGAgctattattttgatttctgagtaaacatttttattacataattgatctttattaaaattataatcagAACAATTATAAAAACTCATGCTTCATTAatccatatataaatgtatatataaatatatatattatatcaaaatgaataaattagACAgcatttacatatattttaaaataaataataccaatatatatatatatatataatgtttaatataagatatattccaaattttatttgtatatcaacatgtaaagataaaaacaaaagaacaacatttctataaaatattatgcaTTTTACAAAttagtaaataaaaatataaataatataacaccAATTCATATGCACACACATCtgcatattatatacatggtttcattcatatattcataattaaatttatatttaatttatatatatatatatatatatatatatatatatataaaacaataaaaatgtatcGAAATGCttatttaacattttttatcttttgatttattttattttatttattttaattttttttcatataacatatatttatggaaaaattaaaaatatatgtatataattaaaattataatatgattattcTAATATAACatcaaatttaaaaaaaatatattaattcaaaaatgttttaaatatcaatatatatatatatgtatatatatatataatatatttcccAATTTTCGTGgttatattaagaaaaaataaagtaaaaaaggatcgattttttctttttttttgcgTTCAATAGCATAGTTGCAAattaaaaattgaaaatttatatattatgtaaaatgaattttaaaaaaattaaattttgggaaaatttaatattttctataaaaCATTGgaatatgtaaaattattccaaaaaaaaaaaaaaaaaaaaaaaggattcaaatttataaagaaaaatcgAAATAATTTCTAGTTATGAATccgaataaatataatatatatatacgttacattt is part of the Plasmodium falciparum 3D7 genome assembly, chromosome: 9 genome and harbors:
- a CDS encoding serine/threonine protein kinase, FIKK family; this translates as MSFYNCSDYNFNKDQLCNKNVYSEIKIIAPFHKNVEESKKINYNLKTWLSRCLIIAQTIILVYTYLFHLNVLSCNINSDSISCKGIIRNLSEPCKVNEKSHETFIDRVFYGTKKKKDGSNKNKKLFNWELCKYHISNRLGKAKEYSIGGVNYEKWDLYSIKNENYNESGGRNHEMFSTVISSKSGFRKKKVKLFIKKVPLNSWIELYNKMDIYHGEFLDGAENFVMEAMVSLFLNKYHPGITPKFYNLLYESENDYSELKGLNELMFCDIDIFKNELIKIRNRNKKGYVVMIWEFFGQNLKEFLHSEKENLVITKERKKILFECLKLINKLHKAGLTHLDISPENILIGENYEMRLCDFGKTTPLYVLNNIDEHNKGHLQRFRSYIPYVGKTKYAPPECWNLKKKYKELGIENPLVYLKTLKDYEYKDTLYFDVLAADIYMLGILFIWISSNRYLWGNFDMSQNSNFKKFVNSDMNFDLFPLTREWPEGLKYIIRKLLDYESRKSLDLNELIEHPWWSTDL